The following coding sequences are from one Musa acuminata AAA Group cultivar baxijiao chromosome BXJ1-6, Cavendish_Baxijiao_AAA, whole genome shotgun sequence window:
- the LOC135675404 gene encoding uncharacterized protein LOC135675404: MVGGPYPVEASGERPPLRGTRDEGPAMASERYWRIFNDPGLSPPDGAPVNSSPVSPEAFHDLTHQLRLVNQRLDDVQKEVHGARGELGGDAPRRSLFTPEILEHAVPPSFRIPPLDTYDGSTDPTEHVAAFRARMTLYETSDALTCRAFPTTPRGPALAWYGGLKTGTVASFDQLVSDFELHFIASARPKPSMAFLLGLNQKEDEPLSLYINCFASKIRELPDAHPSLSMQAFVRGLRPSKLFWSLVERPPVSIPELLQRANQFVEAEAWMVGKRPEHKRERSEPAQGQPLPAPRRKLSQSDPPTLRTHLPSPGASRTKIFLQIRERGHLKTPFPMKNPRELADRSKYCRFHRQSGHDTEECRELS; encoded by the exons ATGGTTGGGGGACCATACCCGGTCGAGGCTTCGGGGGAACGCCCCCCACTTCGGGGAACTCGCGATGAAGGTCCCGCCATGGcctcggagcgctattggcggatATTTAACGATCCGGGCCTATCACCGCCCGACGGGGCCCCCGTCAATTCCTCGCCTGTATCGCCTGAGGCCTTCCACGACCTCACTCATCAG TTGCGCCTCGTCAACCAGCGGCTTGACGATGTGCAGAAGGAGGTCCACGGGGCGAGGGGAGAGCTTGGGGGAGACGCGCCCCGGAGATCTCTGTTCACACCCGAAATATTGGAGCACGCAGTCCCCCCGAGTTTCCGAATCCCCCCCCTGGACACTTACGACGGCTCCACCGATCCGACCGAACATGTGGCGGCTTTCCGCGCCCGAATGACACTATACGAAACCTCTGATGCCCTGACATGCAGGGCATTCCCCACCACTCCGAGGGGACCGGCCCTCGCGTGGTATggcggcttgaagaccggaacggtcgcatccttcgaccagctcgtcagtgacttcgagctccacttcatagCCTCCGCACGGCCGAAGCCTTCCATGGCGttcctcctcggactcaaccagaaggaggacgagcccctctccctttaTATAAATTGCTTCGCATCAAAAATCCGGGAGCTGCCGGACGCTCACCCTTCTTTGTCAATGCAGGCGTTCGTAAGAGGCTTGCGCCCCTCCAAGCTTTTTTGGTCTCTCGTGGAGCGACCTCCCGTCTCGATTCCCGAGCTGCTCCAGCGCGCGAACCAATTCGTTGAGGCCGAGGCCTGGATGGTGGGGAAGCGGCCGGAGCACAAGAGGGAAAGGTCGGAGCCAGCTCAGGGACAACCGCTTCCCGCGCCCAGGCGAAAGCTGAGCCAGTCCGACCCTCCCACGCTGAGAACCCACCTACCCTCTCCGGGTGCCTCCCGGACGAAGATATTTCTCCAGATAAGGGAAAGGGGCCATCTCAAAACCCCCTTCCCGATGAAGAACCCGCGGGAGCTGGCTGACCGATCCAAGTATTGCCGTTTCCATCGGCAAAGCGGACACGATACCGAGGAATGCCGCGAGCTGTCGTGA